ACAACAACTGAAGGCACGACACCTGCTACAACAACTGAGGTAACAACAACTGTCCTTacaacaactgcatcaacaacgacacctgctctaACAACTGAATCAACAACGACACCTCCTCCAACTAATGAAGCAAAGGCACCTTCTCCAACGACTGCACCAACAACGACACCTCCCCCGacaacaactgcatcaacaatgacacctgctccaacaactgaggcaacaacaaaTGTCCCGacaacaactgcatcaacaacgacacctgctccaacaactgaggcaacaacaaaTGTCCCGacaacaactgcatcaacaacgacacctgctctaACAAATGAAGCAAAGGCACCTTCTCCAACGACTGcaccaacaacgacacctgccctgacaacaactgaagcaacaacaactgCACCAACAACGACACGTGCTTCAACAACTGAGGAAACAACAAGTGTCCTGacaacaactgcatcaacaacgacacctgccccgacaacaactgaagcaacaaccacACCAATCCCGACAACAACtcaagcaacaacaacacctgccgCAACAACGACAACAGTCCCCACAACATCTGAAGCAACGACATCTACTCCACCACCTGAGTCGACAACGACACCTGTTCCAACACCTGAGGCAATAACCACACCTGCCCggacaactgaagcaacaatgacatctccaacaactgaagcaatggCGACAACTGCCCCAACGACGACTGCCCCTACAACAACTGACGCAACAATGACACCTGCTcaaacacctgctccaacagctacggcaacgacacctactccaacGACTGCAGAAACAACGACatctgccccgacaacaactgaagcaacaacgacacctgctccaccaactgaagcaacaacacctgctccaacagctacggcaacgacacctactccaacaactgcagaaacaacGACATCTACCCCAACAACAagtgaagcaacaacgacacctgcccaaACAACtcaggcaacaacgacacctgctccaacagctgaagcaacaaccacacctgccctgacaacaactgaagcaataaTGACATCTTCTCCAACAACCGAAGCAACGACACCTCCCCCGACAACAACcgaagcaacaacacctgctccaacaccgacacctgccccgacaagaactgaagcaacgacaactgtccccacaacaactgaagcaacgacacctactccaacaactgtttcaacaacgacacctgccgcgacaacaactgaagcaacaacgacatcttccccaacagCTGacgcaacaacaacaactgaggcaacaactgTCCTGACAATAACTGCAACAACGACAGCTGCCCCAACAACAACGACAACTACTCCAACAACTGACGCAACAACGatacctgccccgacaacaactgaaccaACGATCcctgccccaacaacaactg
The sequence above is a segment of the Micropterus dolomieu isolate WLL.071019.BEF.003 ecotype Adirondacks unplaced genomic scaffold, ASM2129224v1 contig_8036, whole genome shotgun sequence genome. Coding sequences within it:
- the LOC123965025 gene encoding integumentary mucin C.1-like, with amino-acid sequence KAPSPTTAPTTTPALTTTEATTTAPTTTRASTTEETTSVLTTTAATTPAPTATATTPTPTTAETTTSTPTTSEATTTPAQTTQATTNVPTTTASTTTPAPTTEATTNVPTTTASTTTP